From the Astatotilapia calliptera chromosome 6, fAstCal1.2, whole genome shotgun sequence genome, one window contains:
- the LOC113024558 gene encoding uncharacterized protein LOC113024558 produces MKEIYRVPFERNTERVKQLRYDYVQRVMELEADAMGHELLFVDEAGFNLSKTRRHGRNIIGHCAIINVPGQHGGNITMCTAISQNGVVHHHATIGPYNTAHLNAFLDTLHDMLTVQRPEQTRYVIIWDNVSFHRAALVRNWFTDHPSFMALNLPPYSPFLNPIEEFFSAWRWKVYNRHPHQQVALLQAMEEACGDIDQASCQAWIQHSRRYFPRCLGLEDITCDVDEILWPDPERRHDVG; encoded by the exons ATGAAGGAAATTTACAGAGTTCCTTTCGAGAGAAACACAGAACGTGTAAAGCAACTGCGATATGACTACGTGCAG AGAGTGATGGAACTAGAAGCAGATGCAATGGGACATGAGCTACTTTTTGTAGATGAGGCCGGTTTTAACCTCAGTAAAACCAGGAGACATGGCAGGAACATTATAGGACACTGTGCCATCATCAATGTCCCAGGACAACATGGTGGTAACATAACCATGTGTACAGCTATAAGCCAAAATGGTGTTGTTCACCATCATGCAACCATAGGCCCATACAACACTGCACACCTTAATGCATTCCTGGACACCTTGCATGACATGCTCACTGTTCAGAGACCAGAGCAGACCCGATATGTCATCATATGGGACAATGTTAGTTTTCATAGGGCTGCTTTGGTCCGCAACTGGTTTACAGACCATCCATCCTTCATGGCACTCAACCTCCCTCCATACTCTCCATTCTTGAATCCCATCGAGGAGTTCTTCTCTGCCTGGCGCTGGAAAGTGTACAACCGTCATCCTCATCAACAGGTAGCCCTTTTACAGGCAATGGAGGAGGCATGTGGAGATATTGACCAGGCATCATGTCAGGCCTGGATACAGCATTCAAGGAGATATTTTCCCCGGTGCCTTGGACTGGAGGATATCACATGCGATGTGGACGAAATTTTGTGGCCGGACCCAGAAAGACGACATGATGTAGGctga